ACCGTGAAGTCACCCAGCGGGCTCCAGACCATCAGGCCCCGCTCCCGGATGGCCCTGAGGTTCGCGCCTCTCGCCACGAAGCTCACCTTCTGACCGGACCGAGCGAGTTTCGCCCCGTAGTACCCGCCAACGGCTCCAGCACCGACGACCGCAAAATGCATCGACATATTGGCAACTTACCACGCCCGAACCACTCCCGGAGTGATTATGGAAGCGGCACGAGATCCGCGCCGAGATAATCACTCCGGGAGTGATTGACCCGCATCCAGCGAGACGATGGGCCAGCCGTGAGCCTCGGCATGCGCCCGCAGCCTCTCGTCCGGGTGCACGGCGCATGGGTTGGTCACCTTCTGCAGAAGCGGAAGATCGTTGATGGAATCGGTGTAGAACCAGCTTTCGTCGTAATCGGACAATCGCTCACCGCGGGCCGCCAGCCACTCGTCGAGCCTGGTCACCTTGCCTTCCCGGAAGCATGGCGTTCCCCGCTCCCGTCCGGTGAACCGCCCGTCAACCTCCTCGAGGTCGGTCGCCAGGAGATTCGTCACGCCGAGCGCGTCGGCAATGGGCCCGGTCACAAACCGGTTTGTCGCCGTGATGATCACCTCGACATCGTCGCGGTAGCGTTCGATGAGCCCCCTGGCGCCCGGGCGGATCATGGGCAGCACTTTCGACGTCATGAACTGCGCGTGCCACAGGTCGAGTTGGCTGCGCGGATGGCTCGCCAGCGGCTCCAGCTGGAAGGCGAGATATTCGCGGAGATCGAGGACGCCCGCCTTGTACCG
This portion of the Acidobacteriota bacterium genome encodes:
- a CDS encoding HAD-IB family hydrolase is translated as MKRLALFDLDDTLLAGDSDYEWGQTLIDVGVFDRATYEARNLEFYERYKAGVLDLREYLAFQLEPLASHPRSQLDLWHAQFMTSKVLPMIRPGARGLIERYRDDVEVIITATNRFVTGPIADALGVTNLLATDLEEVDGRFTGRERGTPCFREGKVTRLDEWLAARGERLSDYDESWFYTDSINDLPLLQKVTNPCAVHPDERLRAHAEAHGWPIVSLDAGQSLPE